Within Flagellimonas maritima, the genomic segment GGATGCTATTTTCCTCAACGTATCTTTGAAAACAATCAATAAACGTCTACAGGGTTGAAAAAGGAACAAATACTTAGAGAATTAAATTTTAAGGCTGTTCGTAGTAGTGGTGCTGGCGGGCAGCATGTAAATAAGGTCTCTTCAAAGGTAGAACTGTCTTTTTCTTTGGATTCTTCTTTGGGATTATCAATGGAAGAGAAACAACGCATCTCTAAGAAACTGGGGACGCGATTGACCAAGAACCAGGTTTTGATTCTACAATGCGATGAGGCCCGTAGTCAGCATAAAAATAAAGAAATCGTTATAAAGCGTTTTTTTCAATTATTAAAAAAAGCCTTGGAGATTCCAAAAAACAGAAAAACAACAAAACCCTCCAAGTCTTCCATTGAAAAGCGATTAAAAGCAAAAAAAATAGATGCCTCTAAAAAGGTAAATCGAAAAAAACCCAGTTTGGATTAACCCATTGACCAAACTTTATAGTGGTACAAAACTTTTGTTTACTGTTCTTAAGAATAGCTGACCCAACCGCATTATTGTTTTAATAAATAGTCGAAATCGATTAATTATGAACAAATTTAAGATACATCCAGTATTTTTTTTTGCACACTATTGAACATAAAGACATTATCCGTTTCTTTTCCCAATAAAGCTTTGGAAATGGGTGAACTTGGAGAAACGCAAAAAATAGATGTATCGTTAGTTTTAAATTCTCCAGCCGAAATTGAAATAAAGTAATTTGCAGAACTCGTTTTTACTAAACTGCCCAGTGCAATTTTGTGGGGGTTTTTTGTAATATCAACTTTTTGAAGAAGTCTTTTCATGTCTTCAAGGTCATAAAGTTGTCTCCCTAATTTTTCCTGTTCCAATTGAACCATGGCCCTACCGGTTTCATGCTTATCCCCAGCACTGCTCTTTGTTTCGGAGTTGAGTGATTCTTGCAAGGCTGAACTTCTTTTTTGGAGGTTTTCCATTTTTTCGTTTACATGGTCCCAGCAAAACTGCAAAAGTTTGTCTTTTATGGTCATAGGAGATTGGCCGTTATGCAAAATTTAATCTAAAAATGGTTTCACCATAAGGAACAGAATGAACCTTTAAGCTTCCCCCGTGCAGTTGCATGACCTGTTTGGAAAGACTGAGCCCTATTCCTGTTCCTTCATTTTTGGTAGTGAAAAATGGAACAAAAATCTCGTCCAATAAGTCTGGTGGAATGCCAGGTCCATTGTCCATAATTTCAATATATTTTCTTCCATCATTGTCAATACCGGCCTTCATTTGTACTTGCCCGCTTTCAACTTCTTTTACGGATTGCAGTGCATTTTTGCAGAGATTTATCAATACTTGGGTCAATTGCTTTTCATCAATAAAGAATTCCAAATCTTCTGGAGAACATCTTACTGTAAAATTTGTTTGTTCTTCCTCAAGTCTTGTCGACATTAAAACATCTATTTTACCTAAAAACTCTTTTCCCTTGACAATTGTTCGGTTCGGCTCGGGAACGCTTAAAAGACTTCGGTAAGATTGTACAAATTCCATGAGGTTACCACCTTGCTCCTTGATTACTTCCAATCCTTTTAGCGTATTTTTTATTTTATGATCATCCAAATCCTTTAGGGAAGCTATTTCACCATCTTTACTATAGTATTTTATAATAGAGTCTGAAATTGAAGTGATCGGAGTAATGGAGTTCATGATTTCGTGCGTGAGCACCCTGATTAGGCGTATCCAAGATTCTATCTCTTTTTCATCCAATTCTGCATTAATGTCTTGCACTACCACCAGTGTAAGTGATTTACCATCTAAGGTCAATGGTGTGGATTTAAGGGACAACTGCGTTTGCTCGCGTTCGTTGGTCAACTGGAACAACTTCCTTTCAAAAGGCTTAAGGTTCTTGAAAATGCTATACAAGTTTTCATCTATTTGTTCAATTTGCTTAATATGGTTGAGCGGACTATGGTTTAGCAATTTTTCAAGGGTTGGGTTAGCGAAGAGAATATGGCCTTTCTCATTGATGGTCATAATTCCTATACTGGCCTGCTTTAGAATTTCTTGATAATACTTTTCCCTTACCTGCATTTCAAGGTGTATTTCTTGAATGAGGCTATTGACCCTATTTAAGCTTTGATTGAGCTCCTTGAACGATTTTATGGAAACCTTTTCTGGAAAACGTAATGTAAAATCCTCATTTCGTATGGCATCAAAAAAGTAGGCAATTTTTCGATTGGTACTGTTAATAAAAGTAATTAGCGAATACACTTGTCCTACAAGAAATATAAGCGAAAACACTATTGAAAAATACCATAGTTCAATCGCCGAAAAAGCAAAGGCCAACGCTGTCAATGCCATGAGGACTACCCTGAAGATAAGCTGCACATAAAAATTTCTACTGGCCATTATTTATTTCTTTTCTTCAATTTGTTGTATAGTGTTTGTCGGGAAATCCCAAGTTGGTCGGCCGCTGCACTGTAATTTCCCTCATGTTGTTCTAAAGCCTTTGAAATCATTTTTTGCTCCATTTCATCCAAGGTTTCAAGGTCATTGTCAAAAGACTGTGAAGGCTTGGAATGCAATAGAAAATCTGTCGGTTTCAATACATTTCCTTCGGAAAGGATTACGGCGCGTTCCATGGTATGCTGAAGTTCTCTAATATTCCCGGGCCACGCATATTCCATCAACTTTTCTTGTGCCAAATTATTCATCCGTAAGCCTGGCTTATCATATTTATTTGCGAATCTCTTTAAGAAAAAATCGGATAAAATCAATATATCCCCTTCACGTTCCCGTAGTGGCGGTACTTGAATATGGATTGTATTGATTCGATAAAGTAAATCTTCCCTAAAAAGTCCGTCCGCTACCATTTGTTCCAAATTACAGTTTGTGGCACAAATCAATCGGATATCCACATTGACAGTTTTATTTGATCCAACCCTTACTATCGATTTATTTTGGATGGCTGATAACAACTTAGCCTGCATTTGTAACGAGAGATTTCCCATTTCATCCAAAAACAAGGATCCTTGGTGGGCGGCCTCGAACTTACCGGCACGATCTTCCTTGGCATCGGTAAAGGAGCCCTTTAGATGGCCAAATAATTCACTTTCGAATAAGTTCTCGGCAATAGAACCCATATCAACACCAATAAAAACCTCTTCTTTTCTGGCAGATAAACGATGTACTTCACGGGCTATCAATTCTTTTCCTGTTCCATTTTCGCCAGTAATCAATACATTGACATCGGTTTTTGCCACTTTGCGTACCAAATTCAAGACTGAGTTAAGTGCTTTTGAGTTGCCAATGATTAAATTCTTGTCGTCATTTATCAACTGTTTTAAGTTAGTTTCTTTCTTTTTAAGTTGATGTATTTCTTGTTTAGACTGCCTTAGTTCAAACGCCGATTTTACTGTAGTTAATAGCCTTTCATTGTTCCATGGCTTTAAAATAAAGTCTGATGCCCCTAATTTTAGGGCTTTTACGGCTAAATCCACCGCTCCGTAAGCTGTCATCATAATTATGGAGGTGTTCGGAGATTTCTTCTTTATCTCTCCCAACCAAAAGAGACCTTCATTGCCCGTGTTCACCCCAGCAGAAAAATTCATATCCAACAAAACAATATCAATTCCCTCCATATTTTGAAAGGAAGAGATTTGGTTTGGGTTGAAAAGCGTTTGAACGCTCTTATATTCAAACTGGAGCAAAATCTCCAGTGCGCTCAACACACTTTTATTATCATCAATAACTAAAATCTTGGCATCTGTCATAAACCCACGTTTCTTAACTGGTCAAAACTACTGATTGAAAACATCAATATAATTTAAGTGTAAAAATATTGGACATTTTTTGTATAAAAATTTTACACTTCCATTTAATGATTAATTATAAATAATCTGTATGTATTTGAAAATCAAATGCTTGATTCTTTGGCACAAGAATAGTAACTAGTTTGGCACAGTAACAAATTATGACTTTCAAAATACACATTACAATTTTAGTTCTTTTGGTCTCGCTTACAGGGCTTGGCCAAAAGACATGGACCTTGGATGAATGTGTCGCTTATGCCATTGACCATAACCTTCAAGTAAAGAACACAACCTTTAACGAAGACGCCAGCAAGGAAAGCTATAGACAATCTATACGTAACCTGTTGCCCAATGTAACTGGTTTTTCAGATTATAGGTTTAGCACTGGTTTGTCAGAAGATCCTACAACAGGTGTTCTTGTAAACAATGAGTTTTACAGCACCAACTATAGTATAAACGCCAATATAGATTTATTCCAAGGGTTCCAGAAATTAAATAATATTAAAGCCTCCAAGTATATTTACCGAGCAACACAAGAGGATGTTCTGCAAGAAAAATTCTTATTGGCTTTTAGGGTAATGAGTGCTTTTTATGATATCAAGTTCAATGAAGGCCTGGTAGCTAATTCAAAGGAACAACTAAGAATTTCGCAATCCAATTTTGATTTGGTCAAAAGGCAAGTGGAATTGGGGCTCATGGCCAAGGCCGATTTGTACGAAGCAGAATCAAATTTACTGGGAGATGAGCTTTTGGTAACGCAGAACCAGAATTTACTGGCCTTGTCTAAACTCACGTTACTACAGGAAATGAACCTAACTGAAGAAGAAAGTATCGAACTTCAGGATACTTTTGACCCAATATCCGAGGAACTCACGTACGGATTTTCGGTGGATTCGGTCTACGGTGTAGCCAGAAGCTTTGTGCCTTTGGTGAAAGCTCAAAACTTGCGTGTAAAAGCAGCAAAAAAACAGCTACAGGCAACAAGAGGTGGTTTGTATCCTTCTATTTCCCTCATCGCGGGCATGGGCACAAGATTTTCGGAGACCAATGTGGATGACAACGATGAAATCATTTCTTTTAGAGATCAACTTAATGATAATCTTGCACGGTTTGTTGGCGCGGAGCTTAGGATTCCCTTGAGTTTGGGATGGGCTAACCGATCAAATGTAAAGCAACAAAAAATTGCCTTCCAACAAGCCCAGAACAATCTTGAAATTCAGGAGCAGGTATTATTTCAGCTTTTACAACAACTTGTTCAGACCAACAATGCCTTGATTGCGGAATATGAACAAAGCAACAAAAGAATGGAAGCACAGGAACTTGCGTTCAGTATTGCACAAAAAAGGTATGAAAAGGGCTTAATAAATGCCATTGACCTTTTTCAGGCGAAAAATTTATATGGCGTGGCACAAAACGAAAATTTACAAGTAGGGCTTCGATTAAAAGTTAATAAAAGCACCTTGGATTTTTATAACGGCCTACCCGTTTTTAATCTTAATTAACCAAAGTAATGGATATACAATTAGAAAAAAAGAGAGGACTAAGACCAAAACATTACGGATACATAGCATTGGGTGTATTGGTCTTATTTACGGGGTGGAAATTGCTTTTTGCAAACTCAGTATCCACCTATAGAACGGAAAAAGAAAGGCTGTCCATAGCACAAGTTACAGAAGGTAAGTTTGATGATTATATCACAATAAACGGATCTGTTGCCCCAATCGCAACTATTTACATGGATGCTTATGAGGGCGGAAGAGTTTCCGAAAAATTGATAGAAGAGGGAACCATGGTCAAAAAAGGTGACATCATCCTTAAGCTGGAGAACATGGGATTGTACGAACAGATATTGGCAAGTGAAAGTAATCTTGCTCTTAAACAGAATGACCTACGCTCCACAAAACTGACTTTTGATTCTAGACAAGTAGAAGGGAAAAGATCTCTGGCCACTGCGGAGTACGACCTTCAGCGCTTAAAGAGAAATTATGAGCAGAATGAAGCACTCTATAATGATGAGTTGGTATCCAAAGAGGTGTATCTGCTTGCAAAAGAGAATTATGAACTATCGAAAAAGCAACATGATATTGTAAAATTACAAACCGTACAGGACGATGAGCTACGAGAAACTTCATTAACAGGACTGGATGCAGACCTTCAGCGTATGCGCAAAACCTTATCCATGGTCTATGAACGTTTAGATCATCTCAACGTAAGGGCCCCCGCAGACGGACAACTGGGTTTTCTTGATGCAGAGATAGGACAAAGCATTGCTCAAGGACAGCGAATTGGACAGGTGAATGTATTGACAGATTTTAAGATAGAAGCGGAAATAGACGAACATTATATAGACCGCGTTAAAAGAGACCTGTCCGCAACACTTGAACGAAACGAAAAGGAATTTGGCCTTAGGTTAAGAAAAGTATATCCGGAAGTGAGAAACGGAAGATTTAAGGTTGATTTGGTTTTTACAGATGAGAAACCAGCAACGATACGGGCAGGACAGAGTTACAATATCAAATTGCAGCTGGGTGCATCAAATGATGCATTGCTATTACCAAAAGGAGGGTTTTTCCAAAGTACGGGGGGACAATGGGTTTTTGTTGTAGGCACAAATGGGGATGAAGCTTTAAAGCGCAACATTAGAATTGGAAAACAAAATTCCAGATACTACGAAGTACTTGAAGGGCTGGAAAAAGGAGAACGTGTAATTACCAGCAATTACGACAGTTTTGGAACTGCTGAAAGAATCATATTAAAATAAAATATCAATCAAAAAATTCAATCAAAAATGAAACAGTTATTAATGATTTATGGATGTGTACTCATTGCCAGTACTGCCGTAGCCGAAAACCAACAAAGTGTTGACAGATTTATAGAAGTAAGCCACAACATTACGGCAAAAGATTCAAAAGATGTTGAAACAAGAGATGGTTTGCACGAATTAAAAATAAGTGAAATTCAGTTCATAGAGGAAGAACCAGTAGTTATTTTGGGTTTCAATCCCGAGGATTATCTTCCTGAAGATTTTAACCCATATAAAATTTATTTCGATTTAAATTCAGTGGTTTATATAGAAGATGAAAATGCATTACAACTCGATTTTGATTCTGCGTATAACTTGCCTGAAGGATTTGATGCCTATTCAGAAGACGTGAGCATACGCTCGATTAATTATGTTGAGGACGAAGCTTTGGAACTCGGTTTTGATACCAAGGACTATTTGCCGGAAAATTTCTCTCCTCATAAAGTCTATTTCAATTTAAATACTGTTCAATTTATAGAGGACGATGAAGATTACGAAATAGAGCTGGGACCATATAATCTTTGCCAAACTCTTGCAAAGAGTAAATAAAACTGAAACTAAAATCAAAATAGCAGGTCTTTAATACAAAGGCTTTCAAAAAACTTTAAATACTAACACTAAAATAATGATACAAATACAAAATCTGAAAAAGAGCTTTAGAACGGAGGAGGTAGAAACACTGGCATTGAACAATGTGACTTTAAAGGTCGCTGAAGGAGAATTCGTTGCTATCATGGGCCCATCGGGATGTGGTAAATCCACGCTCCTAAATATCATAGGAATGCTCGACAATCCAACTGAGGGAAGCTATCAGTTTGCCGGACACGAAGTTGGAGGCCTTAGAGAGAGCCAACGTACCCAATTACGTAAAGGAAACCTTGGTTTTGTTTTTCAGAGTTTTAATCTCATTGATGAGCTTACTGTTTTTGAAAATGTGGAATTACCGCTTATTTATTTAAAAATGAACAAAGCCGAACGTAAAGAGAAGGTTACAAAAGTGTTGGAACGGATGAAAATTGCCCATCGTAAAAAGCATTTTCCACAACAACTTTCCGGGGGTCAACAACAAAGGGTTGCCATTGCAAGGGCAGTTGTTACCAATCCAAAATTAATCTTGGCAGATGAGCCTACGGGTAATCTGGATTCCAAAAACGGTATCGAAGTTATGAACCTGCTTACAGAGCTAAACCAAGAGGGCACTACCATAGTTATGGTGACGCACTCGGACAGGGATTCACATTATGCCCATAGAGTCATCAATTTATTCGACGG encodes:
- the arfB gene encoding alternative ribosome rescue aminoacyl-tRNA hydrolase ArfB, which gives rise to MKKEQILRELNFKAVRSSGAGGQHVNKVSSKVELSFSLDSSLGLSMEEKQRISKKLGTRLTKNQVLILQCDEARSQHKNKEIVIKRFFQLLKKALEIPKNRKTTKPSKSSIEKRLKAKKIDASKKVNRKKPSLD
- a CDS encoding 3-oxoacyl-ACP synthase, with protein sequence MTIKDKLLQFCWDHVNEKMENLQKRSSALQESLNSETKSSAGDKHETGRAMVQLEQEKLGRQLYDLEDMKRLLQKVDITKNPHKIALGSLVKTSSANYFISISAGEFKTNDTSIFCVSPSSPISKALLGKETDNVFMFNSVQKKILDVS
- a CDS encoding sensor histidine kinase, yielding MASRNFYVQLIFRVVLMALTALAFAFSAIELWYFSIVFSLIFLVGQVYSLITFINSTNRKIAYFFDAIRNEDFTLRFPEKVSIKSFKELNQSLNRVNSLIQEIHLEMQVREKYYQEILKQASIGIMTINEKGHILFANPTLEKLLNHSPLNHIKQIEQIDENLYSIFKNLKPFERKLFQLTNEREQTQLSLKSTPLTLDGKSLTLVVVQDINAELDEKEIESWIRLIRVLTHEIMNSITPITSISDSIIKYYSKDGEIASLKDLDDHKIKNTLKGLEVIKEQGGNLMEFVQSYRSLLSVPEPNRTIVKGKEFLGKIDVLMSTRLEEEQTNFTVRCSPEDLEFFIDEKQLTQVLINLCKNALQSVKEVESGQVQMKAGIDNDGRKYIEIMDNGPGIPPDLLDEIFVPFFTTKNEGTGIGLSLSKQVMQLHGGSLKVHSVPYGETIFRLNFA
- a CDS encoding sigma-54-dependent transcriptional regulator — encoded protein: MTDAKILVIDDNKSVLSALEILLQFEYKSVQTLFNPNQISSFQNMEGIDIVLLDMNFSAGVNTGNEGLFWLGEIKKKSPNTSIIMMTAYGAVDLAVKALKLGASDFILKPWNNERLLTTVKSAFELRQSKQEIHQLKKKETNLKQLINDDKNLIIGNSKALNSVLNLVRKVAKTDVNVLITGENGTGKELIAREVHRLSARKEEVFIGVDMGSIAENLFESELFGHLKGSFTDAKEDRAGKFEAAHQGSLFLDEMGNLSLQMQAKLLSAIQNKSIVRVGSNKTVNVDIRLICATNCNLEQMVADGLFREDLLYRINTIHIQVPPLREREGDILILSDFFLKRFANKYDKPGLRMNNLAQEKLMEYAWPGNIRELQHTMERAVILSEGNVLKPTDFLLHSKPSQSFDNDLETLDEMEQKMISKALEQHEGNYSAAADQLGISRQTLYNKLKKRNK
- a CDS encoding TolC family protein, which encodes MTFKIHITILVLLVSLTGLGQKTWTLDECVAYAIDHNLQVKNTTFNEDASKESYRQSIRNLLPNVTGFSDYRFSTGLSEDPTTGVLVNNEFYSTNYSINANIDLFQGFQKLNNIKASKYIYRATQEDVLQEKFLLAFRVMSAFYDIKFNEGLVANSKEQLRISQSNFDLVKRQVELGLMAKADLYEAESNLLGDELLVTQNQNLLALSKLTLLQEMNLTEEESIELQDTFDPISEELTYGFSVDSVYGVARSFVPLVKAQNLRVKAAKKQLQATRGGLYPSISLIAGMGTRFSETNVDDNDEIISFRDQLNDNLARFVGAELRIPLSLGWANRSNVKQQKIAFQQAQNNLEIQEQVLFQLLQQLVQTNNALIAEYEQSNKRMEAQELAFSIAQKRYEKGLINAIDLFQAKNLYGVAQNENLQVGLRLKVNKSTLDFYNGLPVFNLN
- a CDS encoding efflux RND transporter periplasmic adaptor subunit; amino-acid sequence: MDIQLEKKRGLRPKHYGYIALGVLVLFTGWKLLFANSVSTYRTEKERLSIAQVTEGKFDDYITINGSVAPIATIYMDAYEGGRVSEKLIEEGTMVKKGDIILKLENMGLYEQILASESNLALKQNDLRSTKLTFDSRQVEGKRSLATAEYDLQRLKRNYEQNEALYNDELVSKEVYLLAKENYELSKKQHDIVKLQTVQDDELRETSLTGLDADLQRMRKTLSMVYERLDHLNVRAPADGQLGFLDAEIGQSIAQGQRIGQVNVLTDFKIEAEIDEHYIDRVKRDLSATLERNEKEFGLRLRKVYPEVRNGRFKVDLVFTDEKPATIRAGQSYNIKLQLGASNDALLLPKGGFFQSTGGQWVFVVGTNGDEALKRNIRIGKQNSRYYEVLEGLEKGERVITSNYDSFGTAERIILK
- a CDS encoding ABC transporter ATP-binding protein, which codes for MIQIQNLKKSFRTEEVETLALNNVTLKVAEGEFVAIMGPSGCGKSTLLNIIGMLDNPTEGSYQFAGHEVGGLRESQRTQLRKGNLGFVFQSFNLIDELTVFENVELPLIYLKMNKAERKEKVTKVLERMKIAHRKKHFPQQLSGGQQQRVAIARAVVTNPKLILADEPTGNLDSKNGIEVMNLLTELNQEGTTIVMVTHSDRDSHYAHRVINLFDGQIVTESQNKPMGAMI